Proteins from a genomic interval of Aspergillus flavus chromosome 7, complete sequence:
- a CDS encoding glycine dehydrogenase, whose amino-acid sequence MAASWCALRGTRQLALRTRLRSAPSPIALRRATPSSPFRATHRALHTATQQPSRRPVYTSSVADHGDPHPRDLFQPLDTFPRRHIGPSPDAAKEMLATLDPPVASLDEFVKQVLPADILSKKDLKVTDPHAKTNLYRDNVGGGLGETDMLKLLDVYRKQIDVSGKTYIGTGYYGTIVPPVILRNVLENPAWYTSYTPYQPEISQGRLESLLNFQTLTADLTGLPFANASVLDEATAAAEAMTMSFATMPASKQKKPGKAYVVSHLCHPQTIAVMRSRAEGFGINLVIGDILADDFKLVKEQGDNLIGVLAQYPDTEGGIYDFQALSDNIHGAGGTFSVATDLMALTVLKAPGEFGADIAFGNAQRFGVPMGYGGPHAAFFACVDKYKRKVPGRVVGVSKDRLGNRALRLALQTREQHIRREKATSNICTAQALLANMSAMYAVYHGPTGLKSIAQRIMSMTSTLQAKLAALGYNVPIKTNVADGGAIFDTVTVELPTSQEADAIVAAAREQSIFLRRVNSTKVGISLDETSGRDEVKSILQVFATHASKGEVSIDGELGISPLPASLERTSEYLTHPVFNTHHSETEMLRYIRHLESKDLSLAHSMIPLGSCTMKLNATTEMIPISWPEFSQMHPFLPADVAKGYTQMIDDLEQQLADITGMAEVTVQPNSGAQGEFAGLRVIKKYLEAQGESKRNICLIPVSAHGTNPASAAMAGMKVVTIKCDTKTSNLDLEDLKAKCEKHKDELAAVMITYPSTFGVYEPGVKEACEIVHQHGGQVYMDGANMNAQIGLCSPGEIGADVCHLNLHKTFCIPHGGGGPGVGPIGVAEHLRPFLPSHPASEYLQSKRTESSSPPISAAPWGSASILPITFNYINMMGAKGLTHATKITLLNANYILSRLKEHYPILYTNENGRCAHEFILDVRKFKETCGVEAIDIAKRLQDYGFHAPTMSWPVSNTLMIEPTESESKAELDRFCDALISIRQEIAEVESGAQPREGNVLKMAPHTQRDLLSNEWNRPYTRETAAYPLPYLVEKKFWPSVTRVDDAYGDQNLFCTCGPVEETD is encoded by the exons ATGGCTGCATCCTGGTGCGCCCTTCGTGGCACTCGCCAGCTTGCTCTTCGGACTCGCTTGCGCTCTGCTCCTTCCCCCATTGCACTCCGCAGAGCTACTCCATCCTCTCCCTTCCGCGCCACCCATCGCGCCCTGCACACAGCTACACAGCAGCCGTCGCGGCGACCGGTCTACACAAGCTCAGTAGCTGACCATGGCGACCCTCACCCCCGCGACCTCTTTCAACCCCTCGACACCTTCCCCAGACGTCATATCGGTCCTTCGCCAGATGCCGCGAAGGAAATGCTGGCCACTCTTGACCCCCCAGTGGCGTCTCTCGACGAATTCGTAAAGCAGGTGCTTCCCGCAGACATTCTGTCCAAGAAGGACTTGAAGGTTACTGATCCTCACGCTAAAACGAATCTGTACCGGGATAATGTGGGCGGTGGTCTTGGAGAGACCGATATGCTGAAGCTCTTGGATGTCTACCGGAAGCAAATTGATGTTTCTGGCAAAACCTACATCGGAACTGGTTATTACGGTACAATTGTGCCTCCTGTGATCCTCCGCAATGTGCTGGAGAACCCCGCATGGTACACAAGCTACACGCCCTACCAGCCCGAGATCAGCCAGGGTCGTCTGGAATCACTCCTGAACTTCCAAACATTGACTGCCGACTTGACGGGCTTGCCATTCGCCAATGCCTCCGTTCTGGACGAAGCTACCGCTGCTGCCGAGGCGATGACCATGTCTTTCGCTACTATGCCTGCTTCaaaacagaagaagcccgGTAAGGCTTACGTTGTTTCGCATCTTTGCCACCCTCAGACAATCGCCGTGATGCGGTCGCGCGCCGAGGGTTTCGGCATCAACCTGGTTATCGGTGACATTCTGGCGGATGATTTCAAGTTGGTGAAAGAACAAGGCGACAATCTTATTGGTGTGCTTGCTCAATATCCGGACACTGAGGGTGGCATCTATGACTTCCAGGCCTTGAGCGACAATATTCATGGCGCTGGCGGTACCTTCAGCGTCGCCACCGACTTGATGGCTTTGACCGTTTTGAAGGCACCCGGAGAGTTTGGAGCTGATATTGCGTTCGGTAATGCCCAGAGATTCGGTGTTCCTATGGGATACGGTGGTCCACACGCAGCATTCTTCGCTTGTGTAGACAAGTACAAGCGTAAGGTTCCTGGCCGTGTTGTGGGTGTCTCCAAAGATCGTCTCGGCAATCGTGCTTTGAGATTGGCTCTGCAGACCCGAGAGCAGCATATCCGCCGTGAGAAAGCCACTAGCAACATCTGCACTGCACAGGCCCTTCTCGCCAACATGAGCGCCATGTATGCTGTTTACCACGGCCCGACTGGCCTGAAATCTATTGCTCAACGCATCATGTCCATGACTTCGACCTTGCAGGCGAAGCTTGCTGCTTTGGGCTATAACGTTCCGATCAAGACTAACGTCGCCGATGGCGGTGCGATTTTCGACACCGTTACTGTAGAGTTGCCCACCAGCCAAGAGGCGGACGCCATTGTTGCAGCTGCCCGGGAACAGTCTATCTTCCTCCGCCGCGTGAACTCTACCAAGGTTGGTATCTCTCTTGATGAGACTAGCGGCCGGGACGAAGTCAAGTCCATTTTGCAGGTGTTTGCTACCCATGCTTCCAAGGGAGAAGTGTCCATCGATGGGGAGCTTGGTATCTCCCCTCTTCCGGCCAGCCTTGAGCGGACTTCCGAATATCTGACTCACCCGGTATTCAACACCCACCACTCGGAGACGGAAATGCTCCGGTATATCCGCCATCTGGAGTCCAAGGACCTGTCTCTGGCTCACTCTATGATCCCTCTGGGCTCTTGCACTATGAAGCTCAACGCAACCACCGAGATGATCCCTATCTCTTGGCCTGAGTTCTCTCAGATGCACCCCTTCTTGCCCGCAGATGTCGCGAAGGGTTACACCCAGATGATCGATGATCTGGAACAGCAACTTGCCGACATCACCGGTATGGCTGAAGTCACTGTCCAGCCTAACTCTGGCGCCCAGGGTGAGTTTGCGGGTCTGCGTGTCATCAAGAAGTATCTGGAGGCTCAAGGCGAGTCCAAGCGCAACATCTGTCTGATTCCCGTGTCTGCTCATGGCACAAACCCCGCCAGTGCCGCCATGGCTGGCATGAAGGTTGTTACCATTAAGTGTGACACCAAGACCAGCAATTTGGATCTTGAAGATCTCAAGGCTAAGTGTGAGAAGCACAAGGATGAGCTGGCCGCTGTTATGATCACCTATCCTAGCACTTTTGGTGTGTACGAGCCTGGTGTCAAGGAGGCCTGCGAGATCGTGCACCAGCATGGTGGACAGGTCTACATGGATGGCGCCAACATGAACGCCCAGATTGGTCTCTGCTCTCCTGGCGAGATCGGTGCGGATGTCTGCCATCTTAACCTGCACAAGACCTTCTGTATCCCTCACGGTGGCGGTGGTCCTGGTGTTGGTCCTATCGGTGTTGCAGAGCACCTGCGCCCCTTCCTGCCGTCTCACCCGGCCAGCGAATATCTTCAGTCTAAGCGTACGGAATCCTCCTCGCCCCCGATCAGCGCTGCTCCTTGGGGTAGCGCCAGCATCCTGCCCATCACCTTCAACTACATCAACATGATGGGTGCCAAGGGTCTTACCCATGCGACAAAGATCACCCTGCTCAACGCCAACTACATTCTCTCCCGTCTGAAGGAACACTACCCTATCCTGTACACCAATGAGAACGGCCGCTGCGCCCACGAGTTCATCCTCGATGTCCGCAAGTTTAAGGAGACCTGCGGCGTTGAGGCCATCGATATTGCCAAGCGTCTCCAGGATTATGGCTTCCATGCCCCGACCATGTCCTGGCCCGTGTCCAACACCCTCATGATCGAACCCACCGAGTCGGAGAGCAAGGCGGAGCTGGATCGATTTTGCGATGCTCTGATCTCCATTCGGCAGGAGATTGCCGAGGTGGAGAGCGGCGCGCAGCCACGTGAGGGCAACGTGCTGAAGATGGCTCCTCACACTCAGCGCGATCTTTTGTCCAACGAGTGGAACCGCCCGTACACCCGGGAGACGGCCGCTTACCCCTTGCCGTACCttgtggagaagaagttctGGCCTTCAGTGACTCGGGTGGATGATG CTTACGGTGACCAAAACCTGTTCTGCACTTGCGGTCCTGTGGAGGAGACTGACTAG
- a CDS encoding putative phthalate transporter (phthalate transporter), translated as MVLIFFVPYVIFQPPMTVITRKIGPTYFLGTIVILWGAILVGMGFAKNWKHMVATRALLGILEAGYFPGCVYLLSSWYTRSLTGLVDVQKRFSVFYLIGCVASALSGILAFGLMQMGGLQDLEGWRWIFIMEGVITGVIGILTITFLVDFPDKAHKSWRFLNEKECAFIVRRINRDRSDGDVEPFSLKRFLSPALDLKIWGFAMIFFCTTTVTYAIAYFLPIILERGMGFSTAAAQCLIAPPYVFAGIVMYATAWIGDKYRLRGAIVVFNALLCIIGLPIMGFAKGNAARYVGVFFAVAGANSNIPACMAYQANNVRGQWTRAFSSATLVGFGGIGGIVSSLVFRSQDAPGYRPGMWTTIACNLLMLVIVAAMSLWFRRSNREADRGERVIEGSPEFRYTI; from the exons AtggtcctcatcttcttcgttccTTATGTGATCTTCCAGCCACCCATGACAGTTATAACACGGAAGATAGGTCCTACCTACTTCTTGGGAACCATTGTTATTCTTTGGGGGGCAATTCTAGTT GGCATGGGATTTGCAAAGAATTGGAAGCATATGGTCGCGACGCGTGCACTGCTGGGTATACTTGAAGCAG GCTACTTCCCCGGTTGTGTATATCTTTTGTCAAGCTGGTACACTCGGT CACTGACAGGGTTAGTTGACGTGCAAAAGCGGTTCTCGGTCTTCTACTTAATCGGTTGCGTAGCATCAGCATTGTCTGGTATTCTTGCTTTTGGGCTGATGCAGATGGGCGGGCTTCAGGATCTGGAAGGCTGGAGATGGATATTTATCATGGAAGGCGTG ATCACAGGGGTGATTGGCATCCTGACCATCACCTTTCTGGTTGACTTCCCTGATAAGGCGCACAAGTCTTGGAGGTTTCTtaatgagaaagaatgcgCGTTCATCGTCCGCCGTATCAACCGGGATCGTTCTGATGGAGACGTGGAGCCCTTCTCTCTCAAGCGCTTCCTGTCACCTGCCCTCGACCTGAAGATCTGGGGGTTTGCAATGATATTCTT CTGCACTACGACCGTCACGTATGCCATCGCATATTTCCTCCCGATCATCCTTGAACGGGGTATGGGGTTTAGTACCGCTGCCGCACAATGTTTAATTGCGCCACCCTATGTGTTCGCCGGAATCGTAATGTACGCAACCGCCTGGATTGGTGATAAATATCGCCTACGAGGAGCAATCGTCGTCTTCAACGCTTTACTCTGTATTATTGGACTTCCCATTATGGGCTTTGCGAAAGGCAATGCTGCGCGGTACGTGGGCGTATTCTTCGCTGTGGCCGGTGCCAACTCCAACATCCCAGCTTGTATGGCATATCAAGCGAACAATGTCCGTGGCCAATGGACCCGTGCATTTTCTAGTGCTACGTTGGTGGGATTTGGTGGCATCGGAGGAATTGTGAGTAGCTTGGTCTTTAGGTCTCAGGATGCACCTGGATACCGACCGGGCATGTGGACGACTATTGC ATGCAATCTCCTCATGTTAGTCATTGTGGCGGCGATGAGCTTGTGGTTCCGCCGGTCGAACAGAGAAGCGGACCGTGGGGAGCGTGTCATCGAGGGGTCTCCAGAGTTTCGGTATACGATATAA
- a CDS encoding carboxylesterase family protein: protein MACHYQKLLWVALTLGVSVSALPGSSKATRADGSPSPPVATIKSNNAQTETVFVGRSLPEFDQELFLGIKYADKPVRFTPSSLKTSYTADDSDSGAYTASMDDLNISQEAVLYNATEYGYECPGYGSDETKLVDMGLIQLNEDCHNLNIIRPKLQPNETQLLPVMLWIFGGGWQQGATADPRYNMSYIVRQGALNDKPVLGVSINYRLAAFGLLDSEEVRASGNNNLALRDQRNAMRWVKQNIEAFGGDPDKVTIWGESAGAYSVGAHLIANDGDNEGLFRAAIMESGNANGPPWNGTEWYQPMYDRISNKTGCSSSSDTLQCLRDAPYETIYDAAYEGLEWFAAIDGTYIKEYPQISITQGKMAKVPILLGTNTDEGTSFGTTGTDTDEECIEQLISSKRWVLNREQATKLLTFYPNDPALGCPYGWGNTTWPNLGLMYKRYESMAGDLTMVGPRRLLAQNMVKYRNEIYSYRWDVPALNTSSTIGVGHFAEIPFVFANPVQNITALGDDPARLELGNLAARMWTSFVVDLDPNGHNVANIPQWPQYSQETSNFVFRLPKDGSYIETDTYRADGIDYINSIPR from the exons ATGGCTTGCCATTACCAGAAGCTGTTATGGGTAGCTCTCACCCTTGGGGTGTCTGTTTCTGCTCTTCCAGGTTCATCAAAGGCTACTCGAGCCGATGGAAGCCCATCGCCACCCGTGGCTACCATAAAGTCGAATAATGCGCAGACAGAAACCGTATTCGTCGGTCGTTCTCTGCCCGAATTCGACCAGGAGTTATTCCTCGGCATCAAATACGCAGATAAGCCCGTCCGGTTTACCCCGTCATCCCTGAAGACAAGCTATACTGCCGATGACAGCGACTCTGGGGCATACACGGCCTCTATGGATGACTTGAACATATCTCAAGAAGCAGTACTTTACAATGCTACAGAATACGGCTATGAATGCCCCGGATACGGGTCCGACGAGACCAAACTGGTCGATATGGGCTTAATACAACTCAATGAAGATTGCCATAATCTGAACATTATCAGACCTAAGCTACAGCCTAATGAGACCCAGCTGCTCCCGGTCATGTTATGGATTTTCGGAGGTGGATGGCAACAGGGCGCAACGGCGGATCCAAG ATACAATATGAGTTACATTGTTCGCCAGGGTGCGTTGAACGATAAACCTGTTTTGGGAGTTTCAATCAATTACCGTCTGGCAGCTTTTGGTCTTCTGGATTCTGAGGAGGTTCGG GCCTCTGGGAATAACAACCTGGCGCTTCGAGATCAGCGGAATGCTATGCGGTGGGTGAAACAGAACATCGAGGCGTTTGGTGGAGATCCGGATAAGGTCACGATCTGGGGGGAATCTGC GGGTGCCTATAGCGTCGGGGCGCACTTGATCGCTAATGACGGGGATAATGAAGGTCTTTTCCGAGCAG CTATCATGGAATCTGGAAATGCCAATGGGCCTCCCTGGAATGGGACAGAGTGGTACCAGCCAATGTACGATCGCATCTCGAACAAAACAGG ctgttcttcttcatcggacACACTTCAATGCCTACGAGATGCACCTTACGAAACAATATACGATGCCGCATATGAAGGACTGGAATGGTTCGCAGCGATCGATGGTACATATATCAAGGAGTATCCCCAGATAAGCATTACGCAAGGAAAAATGGCCAAAGTCCCTATCCTCCTGGGAACAAACACAGACGAGGGAACTAGTTTCGGCACGACAGGGACGGATACAGATGAAGAGTGTATCGAGCAGCTTATAT CCTCAAAACGTTGGGTTCTTAATCGTGAGCAAGCCACCAAACTGCTTACATTCTATCCAAATGACCCTGCCCTGGGATGCCCATATGGATGGGGGAATACGACATGGCCAAATCTGGGACTCATGTATAAGCGATATGAGTCGATGGCAGGCGACCTTACCATGGTCGGACCGAGGCGCCTCCTCGCGCAAAATATGGTTAAGTATAGAAATGAGATTTACTCTTATAGATGGGACGTACCCGCTTTGAATACATCCAGCACTATTGGGGTGGGTCACTTTGCAGAG ATTCCCTTTGTGTTCGCCAATCCGGTCCAGAATATTACAGCACTGGGAGACGATCCCGCCCGCCTTGAGCTTGGTAACCTGGCTGCTCGAATGTGGACTTCATTTGTTGTCGATTTAGACCCCAATGGACATAACG TTGCAAATATTCCCCAATGGCCACAGTATTCCCAGGAAACATCGAACTTCGTGTTCCGCCTACCCAAGGATGGAAGCTATATCGAGACCGACACTTACCGAGCGGATGGCATTGACTATATCAACAGTATCCCCAGGTAG
- a CDS encoding alpha-glucosidase codes for MVSKVFGRLLATGLVLANSVSASTEAANDDSLVASQVVTNPYEYDFPTLGATGASLFPMRLCNGFKLEEASIDAIQEQLGAGNLTSVELLQCYLERIHQTQPYLNAILQVNPDAFKIAKALDEERAQGKSRGPLHGIPFIVKDNIASKDRLETTAGSWALLGSVVPRDSYVVHGLRKAGALLLGKAALSEWADMRSNNYSEGFSARGGQCRSAYNLTVNPGGSSSGSGVGVGANLIPFALGTETDGSVINPAQRNSVVGIKPTVGLTSRAGVIPESLHQDTVGTFGKTVRDAVYALDAIYGIDARDNYTLAQKGKTPEGGYAQFLTNKTALKGATFGIPWKSFWALGDEDQISQLLELVDLIKQAGATVINGTELPHYKTIVSPDGFNWDYGSTRGYANESEYSYIKVDFYNNLKDYLSEVENTKVKSVEDLVQYYQDNYGSEGGYPSIHPAFGSGQDGLIASLESKGIMDETYYQALEFCQRTTREEGIDAALKYKNRTLDGLLVPPDVAQSIQVAAQAGYPVITVPAGVGKESGMPFGLAIMNTAFSEPTLIKYASAIEDMQKSTGTKYQRSLPEWRGYLTRNLPVIM; via the exons ATGGTCTCGAAAGTGTTCGGTCGACTTTTGGCCACCGGCCTTGTATTGGCAAACTCTGTTTCCGCCAGCACCGAGGCAGCCAATGACGATAGTTTAGTTGCATCTCAGGTTGTGACAAATCCCTATGAATATGATTTCCCTACCTTGGGAGCCACAGGAGCCTCGCTCTTCCCCATGCGTTTGTGCAATGGCTTCAAGCTAGAGGAAGCCAGCATCGACGCCATTCAGGAGCAACTCGGTGCTGGAAATCTCACTAGCGTTGAACTCCTGCAATGCTACCTGGAGCGCATTCACCAGACCCAGCCTTATTTGAA TGCGATTTTGCAAGTCAACCCGGATGCTTTCAAGATAGCGAAAGCCCTTGATGAGGAACGCGCGCAGGGAAAGAGCCGCGGCCCGCTCCACGGTATCCCGTTCATCGTCAAGGATAACATTGCTAGCAAGGATCGTTTGGAAACCACTGCGGGCAGCTGGGCACTTCTGGGCTCTGTCGTGCCCCGTGATTCCTATGTTGTCCACGGCCTTCGTAAAGCCGGTGCTCTTCTCCTGGGCAAGGCTGCCCTGAGTGAGTGGGCCGACATGCGTTCCAACAACTACTCTGAGGGTTTCTCGGCCCGTGGAGGCCAATGCCGCAGCGCGTACAACCTCACTGTCAACCCTGGTGGCAGCAGCTCCGGGTCTGGCGTTGGCGTTGGTGCCAATCTGATTCCCTTCGCCTTGGGAACGGAGACCGACGGCAGTGTCATCAACCCCGCTCAGAGAAACTCGGTCGTCGGTATCAAGCCTACTGTCGGTTTGACCTCCCGTGCTGGCGTTATTCCCGAATCTCTACACCAGGACACCGTTGGTACCTTTGGCAAGACAGTGCGTGACGCAGTCTATGCTCTTGACGCCATCTACGGCATTGATGCTCGCGATAACTACACGCTCGcccaaaagggaaagaccCCCGAGGGCGGCTATGCGCAGTTCCTCACCAACAAGACCGCCCTCAAAGGCGCCACATTCGGTATTCCCTGGAAATCCTTCTGGGcccttggtgatgaggatcaAATCTCTCAGCTCCTTGAGCTGGTCGACCTGATCAAGCAGGCCGGTGCCACCGTGATCAACGGCACTGAATTGCCCCATTACAAGACCATCGTCTCCCCCGACGGCTTCAACTGGGACTACGGCTCTACTCGCGGATACGCCAACGAATCCGAATACAGCTACATCAAGGTCGACTTCTATAACAACCTCAAGGACTATCTGTCTGAGGTTGAGAACACCAAGGTCAAGTCTGTCGAAGACCTCGTCCAGTACTATCAAGACAACTACGGCTCCGAAGGCGGATACCCAAGCATCCACCCCGCCTTCGGCTCCGGCCAGGACGGTCTGATCGCTTCCCTCGAAAGCAAGGGTATCATGGACGAGACCTACTACCAGGCGCTCGAGTTCTGCCAGCGTACCACACGCGAGGAAGGAATCGACGCGGCCCTGAAGTACAAGAACAGAACCCTGGACGGCCTCCTCGTGCCTCCAGATGTTGCGCAGAGCATCCAGGTCGCCGCTCAGGCCGGGTACCCCGTGATTACCGTTCCGGCTGGCGTTGGCAAGGAGTCTGGCATGCCTTTCGGACTGGCGATCATGAACACTGCTTTCTCGGAGCCCACCTTGATCAAGTATGCCAGTGCTATTGAGGATATGCAGAAGTCGACTGGAACTAAGTACCAGCGCTCTCTTCCTGAGTGGCGTGGCTATTTGACTCGCAACCTCCCTGTGATTATGTAA
- a CDS encoding putative pyridine nucleotide-disulfide oxidoreductase translates to MRSVFVNSPVRLGRISRPLLSSTYPVSQSSFVQCKRCLATQADRSAAIPESDRGKERVVILGSGWGGYTLSRKLSSKSFSPVIISPRSYFVFTPLLTDAAGGSLDFSNIVEPVRDPHAKVDFIQAAARAVNLEKKTVLCESTVVTSGVTETPRTHENERESEEGPDTTSMRPMQEARKWEKGDFFEVPYDKLVIAVGAVSKTFNTPGVRHNAMFFKDIGDARRVRRRVRECFELAVLPTTTPEMRKWLLHFAIVGAGPTGTELAASLRDFIYKDMTILYPALKDLPRITLYDVAPKVLSMFDESLSKYAMETMKKEGIDIKTSHHVEGLRWGEPGAEPPYEMDPKRCLTITTKEEGEVGIGMCVWVTGNAMNKFVNKALQDVETFPTASTLLKDGTHPPPELTKDTTWHIKKAPKVGALLVDGQLRVQLENADGKIAVLQDVFALGDNAMPETGAPPATAQATTQEAKWLATRLNKGDLQTSQPFSFHNMGTLAYIGDANALMQFPTEDDKPPKYLTGRMAWFVWNSAYLTMSMSWRNKLRIAFRWLLNNIFGRDVSRY, encoded by the coding sequence ATGAGGTCGGTGTTTGTGAATAGTCCCGTCCGTCTCGGACGGATATCAAGGCCTTTGCTATCAAGTACATACCCCGTGAGTCAGTCGAGCTTTGTACAGTGTAAAAGATGTCTGGCTACGCAGGCTGATCGTTCGGCTGCAATTCCTGAATCCGAcagggggaaggaaagagtgGTCATACTTGGATCCGGTTGGGGAGGGTATACCCTCTCCCGAAAACTGTCGTCAAAGTCGTTTTCGCCAGTCATCATATCCCCTCGTTCATACTTTGTCTTCACACCTCTCCTGACTGACGCTGCTGGCGGGTCGTTGGATTTCTCAAACATCGTGGAGCCAGTTCGGGATCCTCACGCTAAAGTCGATTTCATCCAGGCCGCTGCACGGGCTgtcaacctggaaaagaAGACTGTTCTCTGTGAGTCAACCGTGGTCACGAGTGGCGTTACAGAGACGCCGCGGACCCACGAGAATGAAAGAGAGTCCGAAGAAGGCCCGGATACGACCTCAATGAGGCCCATGCAAGAGGCGCGCAAATGGGAGAAGGGGGATTTTTTCGAGGTTCCCTATGACAAATTAGTCATCGCCGTTGGTGCAGTCAGCAAAACTTTCAACACCCCTGGAGTGAGGCATAATGCCATGTTCTTCAAGGATATTGGTGACGCGCGACGCGTGAGACGTCGGGTACGAGAATGCTTTGAATTGGCGGTGCTACCGACCACGACTCCGGAGATGCGGAAATGGCTGCTACATTTCGCTATTGTTGGTGCTGGACCGACAGGAACTGAGCTAGCGGCATCGCTTCGTGACTTCATTTACAAGGATATGACGATACTATATCCAGCCCTGAAAGATCTCCCCCGTATTACCCTTTACGATGTAGCACCGAAGGTGCTATCTATGTTCGACGAGTCCCTATCAAAGTACGCCATGGAgaccatgaagaaagagggtATCGACATCAAGACCTCGCACCACGTAGAAGGACTACGCTGGGGCGAGCCAGGGGCCGAACCTCCTTACGAAATGGACCCTAAACGCTGCCTTACAATCActaccaaagaagaaggcgaagtaGGCATCGGGATGTGCGTCTGGGTAACCGGAAACGCAATGAACAAGTTCGTGAATAAAGCTCTCCAAGATGTGGAAACATTCCCCACCGCATCAACCCTGCTGAAAGACGGCACCCACCCGCCCCCAGAACTCACAAAAGACACAACATGGCACATCAAAAAGGCACCAAAAGTGGGTGCCCTCCTCGTCGACGGACAACTCCGCGTCCAGCTCGAGAACGCCGACGGCAAAATCGCCGTTCTTCAGGACGTCTTCGCTCTCGGTGACAACGCCATGCCGGAAACCGGTGCGCCGCCCGCGACAGCGCAGGCGACGACCCAGGAAGCGAAGTGGCTTGCTACCAGGCTGAACAAGGGCGATCTTCAAACATCCCAACCGTTCTCTTTCCATAATATGGGCACCCTGGCGTATATTGGAGATGCCAATGCGTTGATGCAGTTCCCTACCGAGGATGATAAACCGCCTAAGTATTTGACGGGACGGATGGCGTGGTTTGTGTGGAATTCGGCATATTTGACCATGAGTATGAGTTGGAGGAATAAGTTGCGGATTGCGTTTCGGTGGCTATTGAATAATATCTTTGGGAGGGACGTGTCGAGGTATTAG